A single window of Achromobacter xylosoxidans DNA harbors:
- the trpD gene encoding anthranilate phosphoribosyltransferase — translation MTISPSEALTRCIEHREIFHDEMLHLMRMLMRGEMSPQIASALLMGLRVKKETVGEITAAAQVMREFATPVVTPNPEDLLDMCGTGGDGSHTFNISTTAMFVAAAAGVPIAKHGNRSASSSSGSADVLEALGANLVLTPEQVAECIQATGIGFMFAPAHHGAMKNVAAVRKELAVRTIFNILGPLTNPAGAANQLMGVFHPDLVGIQVRVLERLGSRHVLVVHGKDGMDEASLGGATMVGELKDGKVSEYEIHPEDYGLSMMSNRGIKVSNREQSRELVIEALDNVEGTARDIVALNAGLAIYAGNKADSIPAALALAFELISTGAARAKLEDFCAYTRKFQK, via the coding sequence GTGACGATCTCCCCCTCCGAAGCGCTGACGCGCTGTATCGAACACCGCGAAATTTTCCACGACGAAATGCTGCACCTGATGCGCATGCTGATGCGCGGCGAAATGTCGCCGCAGATCGCAAGCGCCCTGCTGATGGGCCTGCGCGTGAAAAAGGAAACGGTCGGCGAAATCACCGCGGCCGCGCAGGTCATGCGCGAATTCGCCACACCGGTGGTCACCCCCAACCCCGAAGACCTGCTGGACATGTGCGGCACCGGCGGCGACGGCAGCCACACCTTCAACATCTCCACCACCGCCATGTTCGTGGCGGCGGCGGCCGGCGTGCCGATCGCCAAGCACGGCAACCGCAGCGCGTCCTCGTCGAGCGGCAGCGCCGACGTGCTGGAAGCGCTGGGCGCCAACCTGGTGCTGACCCCCGAACAGGTGGCGGAATGCATCCAGGCCACCGGCATCGGCTTCATGTTCGCGCCGGCGCACCACGGCGCCATGAAGAACGTGGCCGCGGTGCGCAAGGAACTGGCCGTGCGCACCATCTTCAACATCCTCGGCCCGCTGACCAACCCGGCCGGCGCCGCCAACCAGCTGATGGGCGTGTTCCACCCCGACCTGGTCGGCATCCAGGTGCGCGTGCTGGAACGCCTGGGCTCGCGCCACGTGCTGGTGGTGCATGGCAAGGACGGCATGGACGAAGCCTCGCTGGGCGGCGCCACCATGGTGGGCGAGCTCAAGGACGGCAAGGTCAGCGAGTACGAAATCCACCCCGAGGACTACGGGCTATCCATGATGTCCAACCGCGGCATCAAGGTGTCCAATCGCGAACAGTCGCGCGAGCTTGTCATAGAGGCGCTGGACAATGTCGAGGGCACCGCCCGCGACATCGTCGCGCTCAATGCGGGCCTCGCCATCTACGCAGGCAATAAAGCCGATTCCATTCCCGCAGCGTTAGCGCTAGCATTTGAACTGATTTCCACCGGCGCGGCGCGAGCCAAGCTGGAAGATTTCTGCGCATATACCCGGAAATTCCAGAAATGA
- a CDS encoding D-2-hydroxyacid dehydrogenase family protein, which produces MKIAILDDYHDVAKRYADWGSLGGDAEVRIFNNFIPDEQVEATLAPFEVIVAMRERTPFPAGRIRALPNLRLLVTTGMRNNAIDMQACAAQGIVVSGAPGSADANTATAELAWAHILGLFKHLPAEDAAMRRGMWQTGMPEPLAGKRLGVLGLGKLGAAVAKVGLAFGMDVVAWSPNLTDERAAEAGVTRVDKHELFATSDVVSLHLILSDRSRHIVDAAALAAMKPTAYLVNTSRAGLVDQAALMDALVKFRIAGAGLDVFPDEPLSPTDSVRDLDNVILTPHLGYVSRENFEAFYRNALEAVKAWRDGQPVRVLNG; this is translated from the coding sequence TTGAAAATCGCAATACTCGACGATTACCACGACGTCGCCAAGCGCTACGCGGACTGGGGATCCCTCGGCGGCGACGCCGAAGTGCGGATCTTCAACAACTTCATTCCCGACGAGCAGGTCGAGGCCACGCTCGCACCGTTCGAGGTGATCGTGGCCATGCGCGAACGCACGCCGTTCCCCGCCGGCCGCATCCGCGCGCTGCCGAACCTGCGCCTGCTGGTCACCACCGGCATGCGCAACAACGCCATCGACATGCAGGCCTGCGCCGCGCAGGGCATCGTGGTCAGCGGCGCGCCCGGCAGCGCCGACGCCAACACCGCCACCGCCGAACTGGCCTGGGCCCACATCCTGGGGCTGTTCAAGCACCTGCCCGCCGAAGACGCCGCCATGCGTCGGGGCATGTGGCAGACCGGCATGCCCGAGCCCCTGGCCGGCAAGCGGCTGGGCGTGCTGGGACTGGGCAAGCTGGGCGCGGCGGTGGCCAAGGTGGGCCTGGCGTTCGGCATGGACGTGGTGGCCTGGAGCCCCAACCTGACCGACGAGCGCGCCGCCGAGGCGGGCGTCACACGGGTCGACAAGCACGAGTTGTTCGCGACGTCCGACGTCGTCAGCCTGCACCTGATCCTGTCCGATCGCAGCCGCCACATCGTCGACGCCGCGGCGCTGGCCGCGATGAAGCCGACGGCCTATCTGGTGAACACCTCGCGCGCCGGCCTGGTGGACCAGGCGGCGCTGATGGACGCGCTGGTGAAGTTCCGCATCGCCGGCGCCGGGCTGGACGTGTTTCCCGACGAGCCGCTGTCGCCCACCGACAGCGTGCGCGACCTGGACAACGTCATCCTGACGCCGCACCTGGGCTACGTCAGCCGCGAGAACTTCGAGGCCTTCTACCGCAACGCGCTGGAGGCCGTGAAGGCCTGGCGCGATGGCCAGCCGGTGCGGGTGCTGAACGGCTGA
- a CDS encoding UbiH/UbiF family hydroxylase yields the protein MTHQIVVCGAGIVGLSSALALARRGQRVALLAPRTTVPPADPNHYHARVYAISPASQRFLAELGVWDAMPSARLTPVQAMEIHGDADGLVHLNAWQAALPQLAWIVESGEIERVLIQAVRMFGIPWLEDRCTGYQAGAIETESGARIQAELFVGADGAASPLRTAAGLKHDAVSYNDTGLVVNLDAERAHQGTAFQWFRDDGVLALLPLPDTADGPQVSMVWSMRDAQARELLALPADAQAARLESLLEHAAQGRLGRLKVRSKLHGFPLTLERAQMVAPGIALAGDAAHRLHPLAGQGLNLGLGDVEALARTVAGREPYRQAGDLRVLHRYQRARAEPVLALRLATDGLHKLFGSHATPLVWLRNAGMHWVERVPLVKRRLIAGASTN from the coding sequence ATGACACACCAGATCGTGGTTTGCGGGGCCGGCATCGTCGGCCTGTCCTCGGCCCTGGCGCTGGCCCGCCGCGGCCAGCGCGTGGCTCTGCTGGCGCCGCGCACGACCGTGCCACCGGCCGATCCCAACCATTACCACGCGCGCGTCTACGCCATCTCGCCCGCCAGCCAGCGTTTCCTGGCCGAGCTGGGCGTGTGGGACGCGATGCCGTCCGCGCGGCTGACGCCGGTGCAGGCCATGGAGATCCATGGCGACGCCGACGGCCTGGTGCACCTGAACGCCTGGCAGGCGGCCCTGCCGCAACTGGCCTGGATCGTCGAGTCCGGCGAGATCGAGCGGGTGCTGATCCAGGCGGTGCGCATGTTCGGCATCCCCTGGTTGGAAGACCGCTGCACCGGCTACCAGGCCGGCGCCATCGAAACCGAGAGCGGCGCCCGCATCCAGGCCGAGCTGTTCGTCGGCGCCGACGGCGCCGCGTCGCCGCTGCGCACCGCCGCCGGCCTCAAGCATGACGCCGTTTCCTACAACGACACCGGGCTGGTGGTGAACCTGGACGCCGAGCGCGCCCACCAGGGCACCGCCTTCCAGTGGTTCCGCGACGACGGCGTGCTGGCGCTGCTGCCGCTGCCGGACACGGCCGACGGCCCGCAGGTATCGATGGTCTGGTCGATGCGCGACGCGCAGGCGCGGGAATTGCTGGCCTTGCCCGCGGATGCGCAGGCGGCCCGCCTGGAATCGCTGTTGGAACATGCGGCCCAGGGCCGCCTGGGACGCCTGAAGGTGCGCAGCAAGCTGCATGGCTTTCCGCTGACGCTGGAGCGTGCCCAGATGGTGGCGCCCGGCATCGCGCTGGCCGGCGACGCCGCCCACCGCCTGCACCCGCTGGCCGGGCAGGGCCTGAACCTGGGGCTGGGCGACGTCGAGGCGCTGGCCCGCACCGTGGCCGGACGCGAACCCTACCGCCAGGCGGGCGACCTGCGGGTGCTGCATCGCTACCAGCGCGCCCGCGCCGAGCCGGTGCTGGCCTTGCGGCTGGCCACCGACGGGCTGCACAAGCTGTTCGGTTCGCATGCCACGCCGCTGGTGTGGTTGCGCAATGCCGGCATGCATTGGGTCGAGCGGGTCCCGCTGGTCAAGCGGCGCCTGATCGCCGGGGCCTCGACGAACTGA
- the trpE gene encoding anthranilate synthase component I gives MTEIEFKALAAQGYNRIPLVAETYADLDTPLGIYLKLAHAGPQAGRMTCLMESVVGGERFGRYSFIGLPARTVIRASGTRTEVLHDGKVVETHDGDPLAFIEQYQARFKVALRPGMPRFCGGLAGYFGYDTVRHIEPCLGPAVKPFPAGMEGGTPDLMLMHVDELVIVDNLAGRIYLMVYADPGQPESYSRAQQRLHDLRARLRRPVEIPYSHASMQTEERRDFKKEDYLAAVHRAKEHIAAGDLMQVQIGQVIAKPFRDSPLSLYRALRSLNPSPYMYFWNFGDFQVVGASPEILVRQERVVVDGAPKSQVTIRPLAGTRKRGATPEEDAALAAELKADPKEVAEHVMLIDLARNDVGRVAEVGSVKVSDTMVIERYSHVMHLVSNVTGNLNPGMSSMDVLRASFPAGTLTGAPKVEAMKIIDELEPVRRGIYGGAAGYLSYGGEMDVAIAIRTGVIKDGTLYVQAAAGIVADSNPEAEWAETEAKARAVLRAAEQVQHGLDEPI, from the coding sequence ATGACCGAAATCGAATTCAAAGCCCTCGCCGCCCAAGGCTACAACCGCATCCCGCTGGTGGCCGAGACCTACGCCGACCTGGACACCCCGCTGGGCATCTACCTGAAGCTGGCCCATGCCGGCCCGCAGGCCGGCCGCATGACCTGCCTGATGGAATCGGTGGTGGGCGGCGAGCGCTTCGGCCGCTATTCCTTCATCGGCCTGCCGGCCCGTACCGTGATCCGCGCCAGCGGCACCCGCACCGAGGTGCTGCACGACGGCAAGGTGGTGGAAACCCACGACGGCGACCCGCTGGCCTTCATCGAGCAGTACCAGGCCCGTTTCAAGGTGGCCCTGCGCCCCGGCATGCCGCGCTTCTGCGGCGGCCTGGCCGGCTACTTCGGCTACGACACCGTGCGCCACATCGAACCGTGCCTGGGCCCCGCCGTCAAGCCGTTCCCCGCCGGCATGGAAGGCGGCACGCCCGACCTGATGCTGATGCACGTGGACGAACTGGTCATCGTCGACAACCTGGCAGGCCGCATCTACCTGATGGTCTACGCCGATCCGGGCCAGCCCGAAAGCTACAGCCGCGCCCAGCAGCGCCTGCACGACCTGCGCGCGCGCCTGCGACGCCCGGTGGAAATCCCCTACAGCCACGCCAGCATGCAGACCGAAGAGCGGCGTGACTTCAAGAAGGAAGACTACCTGGCGGCCGTGCACCGCGCCAAGGAACACATCGCCGCCGGCGACCTGATGCAGGTGCAGATCGGCCAGGTCATCGCCAAGCCCTTCCGCGACTCCCCCCTCTCCCTCTACCGCGCCCTGCGGTCGCTCAATCCCTCCCCCTACATGTACTTCTGGAACTTCGGTGACTTCCAGGTGGTGGGCGCCTCGCCCGAGATCCTGGTGCGCCAGGAGCGCGTGGTGGTGGACGGGGCGCCCAAGTCGCAGGTCACCATCCGCCCGCTGGCCGGCACCCGCAAGCGCGGCGCCACGCCCGAGGAGGACGCCGCCCTGGCCGCCGAGCTCAAGGCCGACCCCAAGGAAGTGGCCGAGCACGTGATGCTGATCGACCTGGCCCGCAACGACGTCGGCCGCGTCGCCGAGGTGGGGTCGGTCAAGGTCAGCGACACCATGGTGATCGAGCGCTATTCGCACGTCATGCACCTGGTGTCCAACGTCACCGGCAACCTCAACCCGGGCATGAGCAGCATGGACGTGCTGCGCGCCTCGTTCCCGGCCGGCACACTGACCGGCGCGCCCAAGGTCGAGGCCATGAAGATCATCGACGAGCTCGAGCCCGTGCGCCGCGGCATCTACGGCGGCGCGGCCGGCTACCTCAGCTACGGCGGCGAAATGGACGTGGCCATCGCCATCCGCACCGGCGTCATCAAGGACGGCACGCTGTACGTGCAGGCCGCCGCCGGCATCGTCGCCGACTCCAACCCCGAAGCCGAATGGGCCGAGACCGAGGCCAAGGCCCGCGCCGTGCTGCGCGCCGCCGAGCAGGTCCAGCACGGCCTGGACGAGCCCATCTGA
- the trpC gene encoding indole-3-glycerol phosphate synthase TrpC has translation MNDILAKILAVKVEEVAAARQMRSEAEVLREAQARQDVRGFAQAIEDKISQGKAGVIAEIKKASPSKGVLRETFQPAEIASTYAVHGAACLSVLTDVQFFQGSHDHLRQARAACSLPVLRKDFVIDPYQIIAARAMGADCVLLIVAALTPTQLREMETLAMELGMDVLVEVHDAQELDVALTLKTPLLGINNRNLRTFETSLQNTLDLLPRIPAGKRVVTESGILTPQDVRRMREHKVDAFLVGEAFMRAPDPGAELARLVG, from the coding sequence ATGAACGATATTCTCGCGAAGATCCTCGCCGTCAAGGTCGAGGAAGTCGCCGCCGCCCGCCAGATGCGCAGCGAAGCCGAAGTCCTGCGCGAGGCGCAGGCGCGCCAGGACGTGCGCGGCTTCGCCCAGGCCATCGAAGACAAGATCTCCCAGGGCAAGGCCGGCGTGATCGCCGAAATCAAGAAAGCCTCGCCGTCCAAGGGCGTGTTGCGCGAGACCTTTCAGCCCGCTGAAATCGCCTCCACGTATGCCGTGCATGGCGCGGCCTGCCTGTCGGTGCTGACCGACGTGCAGTTCTTCCAGGGCTCGCACGACCACCTGCGCCAGGCGCGCGCCGCGTGCTCGCTGCCGGTGCTGCGCAAGGACTTCGTGATCGACCCCTACCAGATCATCGCCGCCCGCGCGATGGGCGCCGACTGCGTGCTGCTGATCGTGGCCGCGTTGACGCCGACGCAATTGCGCGAGATGGAAACGCTGGCGATGGAACTCGGCATGGACGTGCTGGTGGAAGTGCATGACGCCCAGGAACTGGACGTGGCGCTGACGCTCAAGACGCCGCTGCTGGGCATCAACAACCGCAACCTGCGCACCTTCGAGACCAGCCTGCAGAACACGCTGGACCTGTTGCCGCGCATCCCGGCCGGCAAGCGCGTCGTCACCGAAAGCGGCATCCTCACGCCGCAGGACGTCCGGCGCATGCGCGAACACAAGGTCGATGCCTTCCTGGTGGGCGAGGCCTTCATGCGCGCCCCGGACCCGGGCGCCGAACTGGCGCGCCTGGTCGGCTGA
- a CDS encoding murein transglycosylase A codes for MKRILSLSVLSALLAACTTTSEIPPESGESGVSGARPAAVDGPLVVPALSALPDTPPRALAGKYKAGTWAEMPGWSSDDLAQFWPLFLRNCKGLMRPTSGNLAAPARATPRAWQPVCAAAADPARAPAANDPEGVRRFLQTYLQPWRLNAADGKPAANTVTGYYEPLVRGSRRQGGNYQWPLYAVPADLLTIDLGSVYPELAGKRVRGKLDGKRVVPYDTRAAIESTGRRPPVVVWVDDPVDNFFLQVQGSGRVLLTDGPDSGKTIRVAYADHNGQPYVSIGRWLADRGELSADQASMQNIRAWAQRNPKRVPEMLNANPAVVFFREEPVIDPELGPKGAYGVNLAPRRAIAVDAGFVPLGTPVFLATTFPASDRPLQRLVFAQDTGTAIRGAARADFYWGYGDEAGQQAGRMKQRGQMWLLWPKQAGEPSAR; via the coding sequence ATGAAGCGCATTCTTAGCTTGTCCGTGCTGTCGGCCCTGCTGGCGGCATGTACCACCACCTCAGAGATCCCGCCCGAATCCGGTGAATCCGGCGTTTCCGGCGCCCGCCCCGCGGCCGTCGACGGTCCGCTGGTGGTGCCGGCGCTGTCGGCCCTGCCCGATACGCCGCCGCGCGCCCTGGCCGGCAAATACAAAGCCGGCACCTGGGCCGAGATGCCGGGCTGGAGCAGCGACGACCTGGCCCAGTTCTGGCCCCTGTTCCTGCGCAACTGCAAGGGGCTGATGCGCCCGACCAGCGGCAACCTGGCCGCGCCCGCCCGCGCCACCCCGCGCGCCTGGCAGCCCGTCTGTGCCGCCGCGGCCGATCCGGCCCGGGCGCCCGCCGCCAACGATCCCGAGGGCGTGCGCCGCTTCCTGCAGACCTACCTGCAACCCTGGCGCCTGAACGCGGCCGACGGCAAGCCGGCCGCCAATACCGTCACCGGCTATTACGAGCCGCTGGTGCGCGGCTCGCGCCGCCAGGGCGGCAACTACCAATGGCCGCTGTACGCGGTGCCGGCCGACCTGCTGACCATCGACCTGGGCTCGGTCTATCCGGAACTGGCCGGCAAGCGCGTGCGCGGCAAGCTCGACGGCAAGCGCGTGGTGCCCTACGACACCCGCGCGGCCATCGAGTCGACCGGCCGCCGCCCGCCGGTGGTGGTGTGGGTCGACGACCCGGTCGACAACTTCTTCCTGCAGGTGCAGGGCTCGGGCCGCGTGCTGCTGACCGACGGCCCCGACAGCGGCAAGACCATCCGGGTGGCCTACGCCGACCACAACGGCCAGCCCTACGTGTCCATCGGCCGCTGGCTGGCGGACCGCGGCGAGCTGTCGGCCGACCAGGCCTCGATGCAGAACATCCGCGCGTGGGCGCAGCGCAATCCCAAGCGCGTGCCCGAGATGCTCAACGCCAACCCGGCCGTGGTGTTCTTCCGCGAAGAGCCGGTGATCGATCCCGAGCTCGGCCCCAAGGGCGCCTATGGCGTCAACCTGGCCCCGCGGCGGGCGATCGCGGTGGATGCCGGTTTCGTGCCGCTGGGCACGCCGGTGTTCCTGGCCACCACCTTCCCGGCCTCCGACCGGCCGTTGCAACGCCTGGTGTTCGCCCAGGACACCGGCACCGCCATCCGCGGCGCGGCGCGCGCAGACTTCTACTGGGGCTACGGCGACGAGGCCGGCCAGCAGGCCGGGCGCATGAAGCAACGCGGCCAGATGTGGCTGCTGTGGCCGAAGCAGGCCGGGGAGCCGAGCGCAAGATGA
- a CDS encoding DsbC family protein, protein MAAGLGLSASAQAQATGDKAVSTSTVGQAGKGSKSYSTTQVAPADPVADAVKERFRQRFTGMDVTAVRRTPYGLFEVQLGMDLIYTDEKVTWVMEGPLIDAMTRRDVTREAQEKLGSIPFDQLPLDLAIKQVKGDGSRKVAIFEDPNCGYCKQLRKTLEDVDNITVYTFLYPILSPDSNVKVRDVWCSADPGKAWDDWMLRGQKPATANCSVPEDKLLALGKQLMVRGTPTMFFADGSRTSGALPLDQLKARLN, encoded by the coding sequence ATGGCCGCGGGCCTGGGCCTGTCCGCCAGCGCTCAAGCGCAGGCAACGGGCGACAAGGCCGTTTCCACCAGCACGGTCGGCCAGGCGGGCAAGGGCAGCAAGAGCTATTCCACCACCCAGGTGGCGCCCGCCGATCCCGTGGCGGATGCGGTCAAGGAACGTTTCAGGCAGCGCTTCACCGGCATGGACGTGACCGCCGTGCGCCGCACGCCCTACGGGCTGTTCGAGGTGCAATTGGGCATGGACCTGATCTACACCGATGAAAAAGTGACCTGGGTGATGGAAGGTCCGCTGATCGACGCCATGACGCGCCGCGACGTCACCCGCGAGGCGCAGGAAAAGCTCGGTTCCATCCCGTTCGACCAGTTGCCGCTGGACCTGGCCATCAAGCAGGTCAAGGGCGACGGCTCGCGCAAGGTCGCGATCTTCGAGGACCCCAACTGCGGTTACTGCAAGCAGTTGCGCAAGACGCTCGAAGACGTCGACAACATCACCGTCTACACCTTCCTGTACCCGATCCTGTCGCCCGACTCCAACGTCAAGGTGCGTGACGTCTGGTGCTCGGCGGACCCGGGCAAGGCGTGGGACGACTGGATGCTGCGCGGCCAGAAGCCGGCCACCGCCAATTGCAGCGTGCCCGAGGACAAGTTGCTGGCGCTGGGCAAGCAACTGATGGTGCGCGGCACGCCCACGATGTTCTTCGCCGACGGCTCGCGCACCAGCGGCGCGTTGCCGCTGGACCAACTCAAGGCACGACTGAACTGA
- the rpe gene encoding ribulose-phosphate 3-epimerase has translation MPSPTPNAMSTTTRITPSILSADFARLGEEVRDVVAAGADWIHFDVMDNHYVPNLTIGPMVCAAIRPHVSVPIDVHLMVEPVDALVPMFAKAGANYISFHPEASRHVDRTLSLIRENGCKAGLVFNPATPLSYLDHVMDKVDLVLIMSVNPGFGGQSFIPGALAKLREARARIDAWTQAGGHEIVLQVDGGVKIDNIAEIRRAGADTFVAGSAIFGKPDYPGIIKSMREQIAIGETTAV, from the coding sequence ATGCCTTCACCCACCCCGAACGCCATGTCTACCACCACCCGCATCACCCCCAGCATCCTGTCCGCCGACTTCGCCCGCCTGGGCGAGGAAGTGCGTGACGTCGTCGCCGCCGGCGCCGACTGGATCCATTTCGATGTGATGGACAACCACTACGTGCCCAACCTGACCATCGGCCCGATGGTCTGCGCGGCGATCCGTCCCCATGTTTCCGTGCCGATCGACGTGCACCTGATGGTGGAGCCGGTGGACGCCCTGGTGCCGATGTTCGCCAAGGCTGGCGCCAACTACATCAGCTTCCACCCCGAAGCCAGCCGCCACGTCGACCGCACCCTGTCGCTGATCCGCGAGAACGGCTGTAAGGCCGGCCTGGTGTTCAACCCCGCCACGCCCCTGTCGTACCTGGACCACGTCATGGACAAGGTCGACCTGGTGCTGATCATGTCGGTCAACCCCGGCTTCGGCGGCCAGAGCTTCATCCCGGGCGCGCTGGCCAAGCTGCGCGAGGCCCGCGCCCGCATCGACGCCTGGACCCAGGCCGGCGGCCACGAAATCGTGCTGCAGGTGGACGGCGGCGTGAAGATCGACAACATCGCCGAAATCCGCCGCGCCGGCGCCGACACCTTCGTGGCCGGCTCGGCCATCTTCGGCAAGCCCGACTACCCCGGCATCATCAAGTCCATGCGCGAGCAGATCGCCATCGGCGAAACCACCGCCGTCTGA
- a CDS encoding aminodeoxychorismate/anthranilate synthase component II: protein MLLMIDNYDSFTYNLVQYFGELGEDVRVARNDQITLEEIAALNPDRICVSPGPCSPAEAGISVPVIQAFAGKKPILGVCLGHQAIGAAYGGNIVRAQQIMHGKTVRISHTGTDIFTGLPTPYTVIRYNSLTIDPATLPECLAVTATAPDGDIMGVRHKTLPLYGVQFHPESVLSEHGHALLRNFLNLA from the coding sequence ATGCTGTTGATGATCGACAACTACGACTCGTTTACCTACAACCTGGTCCAGTACTTCGGTGAACTGGGCGAGGATGTGCGCGTGGCGCGCAACGACCAGATCACCCTGGAAGAGATCGCCGCGCTCAACCCCGACCGCATCTGCGTGTCGCCCGGCCCGTGCTCGCCGGCCGAGGCCGGCATCTCGGTGCCCGTCATCCAGGCCTTCGCCGGCAAGAAGCCGATCCTGGGCGTGTGCCTGGGCCACCAGGCCATCGGCGCCGCCTATGGCGGCAACATCGTCCGCGCCCAGCAGATCATGCACGGCAAGACCGTGCGCATCTCGCATACCGGGACGGACATCTTCACCGGCCTGCCGACGCCGTACACTGTCATCCGCTACAACTCGCTGACCATCGACCCGGCGACGCTGCCCGAGTGCCTGGCCGTGACCGCCACGGCGCCGGACGGCGACATCATGGGCGTGCGCCACAAGACACTGCCCCTGTACGGAGTACAGTTCCACCCCGAATCCGTGCTCAGCGAACACGGCCACGCCCTGCTGCGCAATTTCCTGAACCTCGCCTAA
- the apaG gene encoding Co2+/Mg2+ efflux protein ApaG, which yields MKPYDLSVSVTPRFVPEQSDPGEQQYVFAYTVRITNTGEHPAQVISRHWIITDGNQRVQEVRGLGVVGQQPLLAPGETFEYTSGCPLPTPVGTMRGTYHCVGENGIPFEVPISEFVLAMPRTLH from the coding sequence GTGAAACCCTACGACCTGAGCGTCTCTGTCACTCCGCGCTTCGTGCCTGAACAGTCCGATCCCGGCGAACAGCAATACGTGTTCGCCTATACCGTGCGCATCACCAATACCGGGGAGCATCCGGCCCAGGTGATCAGCCGCCACTGGATTATCACCGATGGCAACCAGCGCGTGCAGGAAGTGCGCGGGCTGGGCGTCGTGGGCCAGCAGCCCCTGCTGGCGCCCGGCGAGACCTTCGAATACACCAGCGGCTGCCCCCTGCCCACGCCGGTCGGCACGATGCGCGGCACCTATCATTGCGTCGGCGAGAACGGCATTCCGTTCGAAGTGCCGATTTCCGAATTCGTCCTGGCCATGCCGCGCACCCTGCACTGA
- a CDS encoding phosphoglycolate phosphatase — protein MTPFRAALLDLDGTLLDSIPDLAFAANAMRVELGMIALREDVVATFVGKGVDNLVRRSLAGSLDAADPSPEDFARAREAFYRHYHLVNGERAQVYPGVIEGLKHMREQGLKLAVVTNKPTEFTLPLLQRTGLAGFFDAVVCGDTCSRRKPDPDQVLHACELLGVTVAEAVTIGDSINDAQAGRSAGTQVLVVPYGYNEGRDVRELDVDGIVDTLVNAAQWVELWNQNQNAAKAQA, from the coding sequence ATGACTCCCTTTCGCGCCGCGCTGCTGGACCTGGACGGCACCCTGCTCGACTCCATCCCCGACCTGGCCTTCGCGGCCAACGCCATGCGCGTGGAACTCGGCATGATCGCGCTGCGCGAGGATGTCGTGGCCACCTTCGTCGGCAAGGGGGTGGACAACCTGGTGCGCCGCAGCCTGGCTGGCAGCCTGGACGCCGCCGACCCGTCGCCCGAGGACTTTGCCCGGGCGCGCGAGGCCTTCTACCGCCACTACCACCTGGTCAACGGCGAACGCGCCCAGGTCTACCCGGGCGTCATCGAGGGCCTCAAGCACATGCGCGAGCAGGGCCTGAAACTGGCCGTGGTCACCAACAAGCCCACCGAATTCACCCTGCCGCTGCTGCAACGCACCGGCCTGGCCGGGTTTTTCGACGCGGTGGTGTGCGGCGACACCTGCTCGCGCCGCAAGCCCGACCCCGACCAGGTGCTGCACGCCTGCGAACTGCTGGGCGTGACGGTGGCCGAGGCCGTCACCATCGGCGATTCCATCAACGACGCCCAGGCCGGCCGCAGCGCCGGCACCCAGGTGCTGGTGGTGCCGTATGGTTACAACGAAGGCCGTGACGTGCGCGAGCTCGATGTCGATGGTATAGTGGACACGCTCGTCAACGCCGCCCAGTGGGTGGAGCTCTGGAATCAAAACCAGAACGCCGCGAAAGCCCAGGCCTGA